In Paraburkholderia caballeronis, the following proteins share a genomic window:
- a CDS encoding aromatic-ring-hydroxylating dioxygenase subunit beta, with protein sequence MAQDIHQRIARAQAEYVRCIDDGDLAQWPDFFTEQCVYRVTTADNHRRGLAGSMIYAASRGMLVDRIASLRDANIYERHAYRHLLGQPFVVGESDGEARSETSFMVARIMRDGTTSLFATGRYCDVYATGGGDVKLRERVVVCDSSRIDTLLALPL encoded by the coding sequence ATGGCGCAGGACATTCATCAACGGATCGCGCGCGCGCAGGCCGAATACGTGCGCTGCATCGACGACGGCGATCTCGCGCAGTGGCCGGACTTCTTCACCGAGCAGTGCGTATACCGCGTGACGACCGCGGACAACCATCGGCGCGGCCTCGCGGGCAGCATGATCTATGCGGCGTCGCGCGGGATGCTGGTCGATCGCATCGCGTCGCTGCGCGACGCGAACATCTACGAGCGCCACGCATACCGGCATCTGCTCGGCCAGCCGTTCGTCGTCGGCGAAAGCGACGGCGAGGCGCGCAGCGAAACGTCGTTCATGGTCGCGCGGATCATGCGCGACGGCACGACGAGCCTGTTCGCGACCGGCCGCTACTGCGACGTGTACGCGACCGGCGGCGGCGACGTGAAGCTGCGCGAGCGGGTCGTCGTCTGCGACAGCTCGCGGATCGACACGCTGCTGGCGCTGCCGCTATGA
- a CDS encoding MFS transporter yields MASQTIDAGEVIERQPAGAGQYLVVLLCALLMFLDGFDTQAVSYIVPALSKEWHLSREILGSIFSAALVGLMVGYLAIAPLSARFGHKRMMVTSTLLFAVFTMLTVCATNVTELIGLRFLTGIGLGAAAPSAVALTCEFAPKRLRSTFVLLVYCGFSLGFVVAGLASGALMPTHGWKSLMLVGAVAPLALAAPLAWLLPESLAFLQRRTDGAERMRAVLMRLFPRVGFPPGCTFRLEDETDQRASVTALVRGRAAAGTFLLWIVFFLNLAEFYFMQSWLPTMLTGLQYAPSTVVWVTALPTIAGVLSAVPLGLAMDRVGPYATLTTLYVVGGVFMWLVAGAFSGSVAWLMVTVFCAGFCISGGQKSVIALAAVYYPQSLRSTGVGWALGLGRLGGIAGPLVAGMLYAAHWTPAEIFAFSAWPVLAAAVGVFAMGRVYGARPVAAEARATQ; encoded by the coding sequence TTGGCATCCCAAACCATCGACGCAGGCGAGGTGATCGAGCGGCAGCCGGCCGGCGCCGGCCAGTACCTCGTCGTGCTGCTGTGCGCGCTGCTGATGTTCCTCGACGGCTTCGACACGCAGGCCGTCAGCTACATCGTGCCGGCGCTTTCGAAGGAATGGCATCTGTCGCGCGAGATTCTCGGCTCGATCTTCTCGGCTGCGCTGGTCGGCCTGATGGTCGGTTATCTCGCGATCGCGCCGCTGTCCGCGCGTTTCGGCCACAAGCGGATGATGGTGACGAGCACCCTGCTGTTCGCGGTGTTCACGATGCTCACCGTGTGCGCGACCAACGTGACCGAACTGATCGGCCTGCGTTTTCTGACCGGCATCGGCCTCGGCGCGGCCGCGCCGAGCGCGGTCGCGCTGACCTGCGAGTTCGCGCCGAAGCGGCTGCGCTCGACGTTCGTGCTGCTCGTGTACTGCGGCTTCTCGCTCGGCTTCGTCGTCGCGGGCCTCGCGTCCGGCGCGCTGATGCCGACCCACGGCTGGAAATCGCTGATGCTGGTCGGCGCGGTCGCGCCGCTCGCGCTCGCCGCGCCGCTCGCATGGCTGCTGCCCGAATCGCTCGCGTTCCTGCAACGGCGCACGGATGGCGCAGAGCGAATGCGCGCGGTGCTGATGCGGCTCTTTCCGCGCGTCGGGTTTCCGCCCGGCTGCACGTTCCGCCTCGAAGACGAAACCGACCAGCGCGCGAGCGTGACGGCGCTCGTGCGCGGCCGCGCGGCGGCCGGCACGTTCCTGTTGTGGATCGTGTTCTTCCTGAACCTCGCCGAGTTCTACTTCATGCAGAGCTGGCTGCCGACGATGCTGACCGGCCTGCAATACGCGCCGTCGACCGTCGTCTGGGTGACCGCGCTGCCGACCATCGCCGGCGTGCTGTCCGCGGTGCCGCTCGGGCTCGCGATGGACCGCGTCGGCCCGTACGCGACGCTGACGACGCTGTACGTCGTGGGCGGCGTGTTCATGTGGCTCGTCGCCGGCGCGTTCTCGGGCAGCGTCGCGTGGCTGATGGTCACCGTGTTCTGCGCGGGCTTCTGCATCAGCGGCGGGCAGAAAAGCGTGATCGCGCTCGCGGCCGTCTATTACCCGCAGAGCCTGCGTTCGACCGGCGTCGGCTGGGCGCTCGGCCTCGGCCGGCTCGGCGGCATCGCCGGCCCGCTCGTCGCCGGGATGCTGTACGCCGCGCACTGGACGCCCGCCGAAATCTTCGCGTTCTCCGCATGGCCGGTGCTCGCGGCGGCCGTCGGCGTGTTCGCGATGGGGCGCGTGTACGGCGCACGCCCGGTCGCCGCGGAAGCGCGCGCGACGCAATAG
- a CDS encoding HDOD domain-containing protein codes for MRMSERGDFPILSESVRSAIAAMSHEDCDFAALVQLVLADFALTQKVLRLANSAMYRAFGGNITTISHALMVLGVDAVVHLTIGLKIVEHFHHSDARRIDAELELNRSILASGVARKLAARGNALAAEEAVVCTLMRQIGKLVVVFYLDAEWDRIRERIEAGVDETAASREVLGATLEDIGLEAASRWRLPDRIRFGMGPFDPGVDQSSTGHWLRAIASYSTEAAGVLTQAYPADGQREAQIEALAGRYADALGIEPHDVVAGSLEFANETAGATTMHEIDVLRGDAEAIRLDPQARIGAGAAELAALPATTPPGQALALACEILHEGLGLARTIAFVRHADGSFNAHIGFGPHVDALLPTLSFDAAFQPDVFHLAIANPVGIFVEHARAPKMIARQPAWFRRAFDDVRSFVLLPVVDRDQHTCALLYGDWSIRQKGRRIEQSEMRSLNGLARELGRFFAAGGNLGKPAGSR; via the coding sequence ATGCGCATGAGCGAACGCGGGGACTTCCCGATCCTGTCCGAGTCGGTGCGCAGCGCGATCGCCGCGATGAGCCACGAGGACTGCGACTTCGCGGCGCTCGTGCAACTGGTGCTCGCCGATTTCGCGCTCACGCAGAAGGTGCTGCGTCTCGCGAACTCGGCGATGTATCGCGCGTTCGGCGGCAACATCACGACGATCTCGCACGCGCTGATGGTGCTCGGCGTCGATGCGGTCGTGCATCTGACGATCGGGCTCAAGATCGTCGAGCATTTCCACCATAGCGACGCGCGCCGCATCGACGCGGAACTGGAACTGAACCGCTCGATTCTCGCGAGCGGCGTCGCGCGCAAGCTCGCGGCGCGCGGCAACGCGCTCGCGGCCGAAGAGGCGGTCGTCTGCACGCTGATGCGGCAGATCGGCAAGCTGGTCGTCGTGTTTTACCTCGACGCGGAATGGGACCGGATTCGCGAGCGCATCGAAGCGGGCGTGGACGAAACGGCCGCGAGCCGCGAGGTGCTCGGCGCGACGCTCGAAGACATCGGGCTCGAAGCCGCGTCGCGCTGGCGGCTGCCGGACCGCATCCGCTTCGGGATGGGGCCGTTCGATCCCGGCGTCGATCAATCATCGACCGGCCACTGGCTGCGCGCGATCGCGAGTTATTCGACCGAGGCGGCCGGCGTGCTCACCCAGGCGTATCCGGCCGACGGCCAGCGCGAGGCGCAGATCGAGGCGCTGGCCGGCCGTTACGCGGACGCGCTCGGCATCGAGCCGCACGACGTGGTGGCGGGCAGCCTCGAATTCGCGAACGAGACGGCGGGCGCGACGACGATGCACGAAATCGACGTGCTGCGCGGCGACGCGGAGGCGATCCGGCTCGATCCGCAGGCGCGCATCGGCGCGGGCGCTGCCGAACTGGCCGCGCTGCCGGCGACCACGCCGCCTGGCCAGGCGCTCGCGCTCGCATGCGAGATCCTGCACGAAGGGCTCGGCCTCGCGCGCACGATCGCGTTCGTGCGCCACGCGGACGGCAGCTTCAACGCGCATATCGGCTTCGGCCCGCACGTCGACGCGCTGCTGCCGACGCTGTCGTTCGACGCGGCGTTCCAGCCGGACGTGTTCCATCTCGCGATCGCGAATCCGGTCGGCATCTTCGTCGAGCATGCGCGTGCGCCGAAGATGATCGCGCGGCAGCCCGCCTGGTTCCGGCGCGCGTTCGACGACGTCCGCTCGTTCGTGCTGCTGCCGGTGGTCGACCGCGACCAGCATACGTGCGCGCTGCTGTACGGCGACTGGTCGATCCGGCAGAAGGGGCGGCGCATCGAGCAGTCCGAGATGCGCTCGCTGAACGGCCTCGCGCGCGAACTGGGGCGGTTCTTCGCGGCGGGCGGCAACCTCGGCAAACCCGCCGGCAGCCGATAA
- a CDS encoding aromatic ring-hydroxylating dioxygenase subunit alpha, translated as MNYIPIKPAPRASVAWPAEGLTRVPYSVFQDKDVYADEQDAIFRGPHWSYLCLEAEVPNPGDFRATHVGDAPVVVTRDADGDLYAFENRCAHRGALVCLEDEGNAKDFSCVYHAWTYNLQGDLVGVAFKDGINGHGGMKPDFCMGDHHLRKLRVATLHGLVFGSFSDDVPPLDEYLGDEIVERIARVLEDRRPVVLGRFTQMLPNNWKLYVENVKDSYHASILHLFFTTFQLNRLSQRGGILVSEGGGNHVSYSAVDHAAAAAAESAPTSNDYAQQNIRSESGHRLEDTSVLAGTDEFGDGVTLQILSVFPGFVLQQIQNAIAVRQILPRGTQQTELNWTYLGFEDDTPELREMRMRQSNLVGPAGYVSMEDGCVGGFVQRGIDGASDHRSVLEMGGDTADSSASRVTEASIRGFWKAYRNAMGY; from the coding sequence GTGAACTACATCCCCATCAAGCCGGCGCCCCGCGCCAGCGTCGCGTGGCCGGCCGAAGGGCTAACACGCGTGCCGTACTCGGTATTCCAGGACAAAGACGTCTATGCGGACGAACAGGACGCGATCTTCCGCGGCCCGCACTGGAGCTATCTATGCCTCGAAGCCGAGGTGCCGAACCCCGGCGACTTCCGCGCGACGCACGTCGGCGACGCGCCGGTCGTCGTCACGCGCGACGCGGACGGCGATCTGTACGCGTTCGAAAACCGCTGCGCGCATCGCGGCGCGCTGGTGTGCCTTGAGGACGAAGGCAACGCGAAGGACTTCAGCTGCGTGTATCACGCGTGGACGTACAACCTTCAGGGCGACCTGGTCGGCGTCGCGTTCAAGGACGGCATCAACGGCCACGGCGGCATGAAGCCGGACTTCTGCATGGGCGACCATCATCTGCGCAAGCTGCGCGTCGCCACGCTGCACGGCCTCGTGTTCGGCAGCTTCTCCGACGACGTGCCGCCGCTCGACGAGTACCTCGGCGACGAGATCGTCGAGCGCATCGCGCGCGTGCTGGAGGACCGCCGGCCGGTCGTGCTCGGCCGCTTCACGCAGATGCTGCCGAACAACTGGAAGCTGTACGTCGAGAACGTGAAGGACTCGTACCACGCGAGCATCCTTCACCTGTTCTTCACGACGTTCCAGCTGAACCGGCTGTCGCAGCGCGGCGGCATTCTCGTGTCCGAGGGCGGCGGCAACCACGTCAGCTACTCGGCCGTCGATCACGCGGCCGCGGCCGCCGCCGAAAGCGCACCAACCTCGAACGACTACGCGCAGCAGAACATCCGCTCCGAAAGCGGCCACCGGCTCGAAGACACGTCGGTGCTCGCCGGCACCGACGAGTTCGGCGACGGCGTCACGCTGCAGATCCTGTCGGTGTTTCCCGGCTTCGTGCTCCAGCAGATCCAGAACGCGATCGCGGTGCGTCAGATCCTGCCGCGCGGCACCCAGCAGACCGAGCTGAACTGGACCTACCTCGGTTTCGAGGACGACACGCCGGAACTGCGCGAGATGCGCATGCGCCAGTCGAACCTCGTCGGGCCGGCCGGTTACGTGTCGATGGAGGACGGCTGCGTCGGCGGTTTCGTGCAGCGCGGGATCGACGGCGCGAGCGACCACCGCTCGGTGCTCGAAATGGGCGGCGACACCGCCGACAGCAGCGCGAGCCGCGTGACCGAAGCGTCGATCCGCGGCTTCTGGAAGGCTTACCGCAACGCAATGGGGTATTGA
- a CDS encoding PdxA family dehydrogenase, with protein sequence MTARALTIALAPGDPNGIGPEIAVKAAAQLAGDPAAPRIVLFGDAFVLRWYAERCCPHASLREVTAATLPPPAPHTLDFVNVAALAADAFVPGEVSARAGAATLAYVSAALAAARAGLVDAVIACPHSETAINAAGVRFAGYPGFVASEMGVPADDVYLLLVGGGLRIVHVTLHEGIVSALARLDRPHVERAARAAVDALRRMGIAQPVVGLMGINPHAGEGGLFGREDIEITEPAARALRDEGIDVVGPQGADLLLANPDVDVFVAMYHDQGHIPVKLRAGRHSAALSIGAGVMFSSVGHGSGFDIAGTLRADPAALLGAIRLVSTGTVLPADSAPQS encoded by the coding sequence ATGACGGCGCGCGCGCTGACGATCGCGCTCGCGCCCGGCGACCCGAACGGCATCGGCCCGGAGATCGCGGTGAAGGCGGCCGCGCAGCTCGCGGGCGATCCGGCCGCGCCGCGCATCGTGCTGTTCGGCGATGCGTTCGTGCTGCGCTGGTACGCCGAACGCTGCTGCCCGCACGCGTCGCTGCGCGAAGTGACGGCCGCAACGCTGCCGCCGCCCGCGCCGCACACGCTCGATTTCGTGAACGTCGCGGCGCTCGCGGCCGACGCGTTCGTGCCGGGCGAAGTATCCGCGCGCGCCGGCGCGGCGACGCTCGCGTACGTGTCGGCGGCGCTCGCCGCCGCGCGCGCGGGTCTTGTGGACGCGGTGATCGCGTGCCCGCATTCGGAGACCGCGATCAACGCGGCGGGCGTGCGCTTCGCCGGCTACCCCGGCTTCGTCGCGTCGGAAATGGGCGTGCCCGCCGACGACGTCTATCTGCTGCTGGTCGGCGGCGGCCTGCGCATCGTGCACGTGACGTTGCACGAAGGGATCGTGTCCGCGCTCGCGCGGCTCGACCGGCCGCACGTCGAACGCGCGGCGCGCGCGGCCGTCGATGCGCTGCGGCGCATGGGCATCGCGCAGCCGGTCGTCGGGCTGATGGGCATCAATCCGCATGCGGGCGAAGGCGGGCTGTTCGGCCGCGAGGACATCGAGATCACCGAGCCGGCCGCGCGCGCGCTGCGCGACGAAGGAATCGACGTGGTCGGCCCGCAGGGCGCGGACCTGCTGCTCGCGAATCCGGACGTCGACGTGTTCGTCGCGATGTATCACGACCAGGGCCACATACCGGTGAAGCTGCGCGCGGGCCGTCACTCGGCCGCGCTGTCGATCGGCGCGGGCGTGATGTTTTCGAGCGTCGGCCACGGCAGCGGCTTCGACATCGCCGGCACCCTGCGCGCGGACCCCGCCGCGCTGCTCGGCGCGATCCGGCTCGTGTCGACCGGCACCGTGCTGCCCGCCGATTCCGCACCGCAGTCCTGA
- a CDS encoding IclR family transcriptional regulator domain-containing protein: MDPAVDPGLESAAKGRAKEGMAGLAKGLAIIEAFGASTTRMTVADAARFADLSRPAARRCLLTLVELGYLAHDGKFFMPLPRMLRLGSAYLSTSSLPQIAQPLLVDARDELQESISLAVLDDGYAVFVARAEAVRIVSTGVKLGGRLPAYCSATGRVLLSDLTDDEIRRHLAGVPMKRLTARTLADADAVVAAIGRARADGYSLSNEELEVGMCAMAVPVRGRGGMIEAAVSVSVLSGRVSIETLEQSFLPVLRRVAQRIERAL, from the coding sequence ATGGACCCGGCAGTCGATCCGGGCCTGGAGTCGGCCGCGAAGGGCCGCGCGAAGGAGGGCATGGCGGGGCTCGCGAAGGGGCTCGCGATCATCGAGGCGTTCGGCGCGTCGACGACGCGGATGACCGTTGCCGATGCCGCGCGTTTCGCGGACCTGAGCCGGCCGGCCGCGCGCCGCTGCCTGCTGACGCTCGTCGAGCTCGGTTATCTCGCGCACGACGGCAAGTTCTTCATGCCGCTGCCGCGGATGCTGCGGCTCGGCAGCGCGTACCTGAGCACGTCGTCGCTGCCGCAGATCGCGCAGCCGCTGCTGGTCGATGCGCGCGACGAGTTGCAGGAGTCCATCTCGCTCGCGGTGCTCGACGACGGGTATGCGGTGTTCGTCGCGCGCGCGGAGGCGGTGCGGATCGTGTCGACCGGCGTGAAGCTCGGCGGGCGGCTGCCCGCGTACTGCTCGGCGACCGGGCGCGTGCTGCTGTCGGACCTGACCGACGACGAGATCCGCCGCCATCTGGCGGGCGTGCCGATGAAGCGGCTGACCGCGCGCACGCTCGCGGACGCCGACGCCGTCGTCGCGGCGATCGGGCGCGCGCGGGCCGACGGTTATTCGCTGAGCAACGAGGAACTGGAGGTCGGCATGTGCGCGATGGCGGTGCCGGTGCGCGGCCGCGGCGGAATGATCGAGGCGGCGGTCAGCGTCAGCGTGCTGTCGGGACGGGTCAGCATCGAGACGCTGGAGCAGTCGTTCCTGCCGGTGCTGCGGCGGGTCGCGCAGCGGATCGAACGGGCGCTGTAG
- a CDS encoding Na+/H+ antiporter, translated as MNNVAFFHSLLWLVGGAGALTWVAARLAIPPAVVLLLGGSAIALLGGRTSVDMDPNLILAAVMPPLLMSSSFYTAWQDFRREVATITSLVLGAVVFTTVAVAVVVHAVEPTLAWPACFALGAIVSPPDAVAAKAMLQRAPLPARLVTVLEGESLVNDASGLLLYQMAIAAALAGQFTATHAGSVFVTLTVIGVAVGVVCGYLMTWLIQRLREPMLSIVLTFLVAWASYAIAEELHGSGVLSVVACGMVLGIRQHEAFDAHTRIKAEATWETIVFVLDALVFILIGLALHGIVVRMEHAAAMLDAGLRVALPATGAVVLARLAWVGLAIWLPSQLSARLGRTDRPWQFGEAVVLGWAGMRGVVSLAAALALPAAFPGRDLIVFSTFVVIFATLVLQGGSLGAVVRLVRLRRARSTTMSELEARSHTFRASLKELERIRKASAAADADIVQRLIDEYRIRVHNNENAHAEGGEHVERRARHLRLELELVAVSRQELLRLHRESRIRDAVLHRIEAELDLEELRLHRLLEP; from the coding sequence ATGAACAACGTCGCATTCTTCCACTCGCTGCTGTGGCTCGTCGGCGGCGCCGGCGCGCTCACGTGGGTCGCCGCGCGGCTCGCGATTCCGCCGGCCGTCGTGCTGCTGCTCGGCGGCTCCGCGATCGCGCTGCTCGGCGGCCGCACCAGCGTCGACATGGACCCGAACCTCATACTCGCCGCGGTGATGCCGCCGCTGCTGATGTCGAGTTCGTTCTATACCGCGTGGCAGGACTTCCGCCGCGAGGTCGCGACGATCACGTCGCTCGTGCTCGGCGCGGTCGTGTTCACGACTGTCGCGGTCGCGGTCGTCGTGCACGCGGTCGAGCCGACGCTCGCGTGGCCGGCGTGTTTCGCGCTCGGCGCGATCGTGTCGCCGCCGGACGCGGTCGCCGCGAAGGCGATGCTGCAACGCGCGCCGCTGCCGGCGCGGCTCGTCACCGTGCTCGAAGGCGAAAGCCTCGTGAACGACGCGTCCGGCCTGCTGCTGTACCAGATGGCGATCGCGGCCGCGCTCGCCGGCCAGTTCACCGCGACGCACGCCGGTTCGGTGTTCGTGACGCTGACGGTGATCGGCGTCGCGGTCGGCGTGGTCTGCGGTTATCTGATGACGTGGCTGATCCAGCGGCTGCGCGAGCCGATGCTGTCGATCGTGCTGACCTTCCTCGTCGCGTGGGCCAGTTATGCGATCGCGGAGGAACTGCACGGCTCGGGCGTGCTGTCGGTCGTCGCGTGCGGGATGGTGCTCGGCATCCGCCAGCACGAGGCGTTCGACGCGCACACGCGGATCAAGGCGGAGGCGACCTGGGAAACGATCGTGTTCGTGCTCGACGCGCTGGTGTTCATCCTGATCGGCCTCGCGCTGCACGGGATCGTCGTGCGGATGGAGCATGCGGCGGCGATGCTCGACGCGGGCCTGCGCGTCGCGCTGCCGGCGACCGGCGCGGTGGTGCTCGCGCGGCTCGCGTGGGTCGGACTCGCGATCTGGCTGCCGTCGCAGCTTTCGGCCCGGCTCGGCAGGACCGACCGGCCGTGGCAGTTCGGCGAGGCGGTCGTGCTCGGCTGGGCCGGGATGCGCGGCGTCGTGAGCCTCGCGGCCGCGCTCGCGCTGCCGGCCGCGTTTCCGGGCCGCGACCTGATCGTGTTCAGCACCTTCGTCGTGATCTTCGCGACGCTCGTTTTGCAAGGCGGCAGCCTCGGCGCGGTGGTGCGGCTCGTGCGGCTGCGCCGCGCGCGCAGCACCACGATGTCGGAACTGGAGGCGCGCTCGCATACGTTCCGCGCGTCGCTGAAGGAGCTGGAGCGGATCCGCAAGGCGTCCGCCGCGGCGGACGCCGACATCGTGCAGCGGCTGATCGACGAATACCGGATTCGCGTGCACAACAACGAAAACGCGCACGCGGAAGGCGGAGAGCATGTCGAGCGGCGCGCGCGGCACCTGCGGCTCGAACTCGAACTCGTTGCGGTGTCGCGGCAGGAACTGCTGCGGCTGCATCGGGAGAGCCGCATCCGCGATGCGGTGCTGCACCGGATCGAAGCCGAACTGGATCTCGAAGAATTGCGGCTGCACCGGCTGCTCGAACCGTAA
- a CDS encoding 2Fe-2S iron-sulfur cluster-binding protein produces MDYQISITGRDIAFRCDESETVLDAAERAGYAVPYSCRKGVCSTCEGGVVAGAGRSTVQGGVEGPAERVLLCCLRPSSDLTIAPRRIDKREPAARKTVDLTVYRVTQPAADVSVLQLRLPAGVRAKFRAGQYLQVELDDGSCRNYSMANPPHESDSVQLHVRHVPGGRFSEGVLRGLDKGHKLRVELPFGEFSLQEESQKPAILLATGTGFAPVKSIVEDALKRKLDRPLYLYWGARRLEDLYLFDLADKWAKNGRLRFVPVLSEPHEGWSGRHGFVHEAVLEDFGSLDGYQVYACGNPAMTSAAHAAFTRAGLADDDFFSDAFVHTGEAA; encoded by the coding sequence GTGGATTACCAGATTTCCATCACCGGCCGCGACATCGCATTCCGTTGCGACGAGAGCGAAACCGTGCTCGACGCGGCCGAACGCGCCGGTTACGCGGTGCCGTATTCGTGCCGCAAGGGCGTGTGCTCGACGTGCGAAGGCGGCGTCGTCGCCGGCGCGGGGCGTTCGACGGTGCAAGGCGGCGTCGAAGGGCCGGCCGAGCGCGTGCTGCTGTGCTGCCTGCGGCCGTCGTCCGACCTGACGATCGCGCCGCGCCGGATCGACAAGCGCGAGCCGGCCGCGCGCAAGACGGTCGACCTGACGGTCTATCGCGTCACGCAGCCGGCCGCCGACGTCAGCGTGCTGCAACTGCGCCTGCCGGCCGGCGTGCGCGCGAAGTTCCGCGCGGGTCAGTATTTACAGGTCGAACTCGACGACGGCAGTTGCCGCAACTACTCGATGGCGAACCCGCCGCACGAAAGCGACAGCGTGCAGCTGCACGTGCGCCACGTGCCGGGCGGCCGCTTCTCCGAAGGCGTGCTGCGCGGCCTCGACAAAGGCCACAAGCTGCGCGTCGAACTGCCGTTCGGCGAATTCTCGCTGCAGGAGGAGTCGCAGAAGCCGGCGATCCTGCTCGCGACCGGCACCGGCTTCGCGCCGGTCAAGTCGATCGTGGAAGACGCGCTCAAGCGCAAGCTCGACCGGCCGCTGTACCTGTACTGGGGCGCGCGCCGGCTCGAAGACCTGTACCTGTTCGATCTCGCCGACAAATGGGCGAAGAACGGCCGGCTGCGTTTCGTGCCGGTGCTGTCCGAGCCGCACGAAGGCTGGAGCGGGCGGCATGGCTTCGTGCACGAGGCCGTGCTCGAAGACTTCGGCTCGCTCGACGGCTATCAGGTCTACGCGTGCGGCAACCCGGCGATGACGAGCGCCGCGCACGCGGCGTTCACGCGAGCCGGCCTCGCCGACGACGACTTCTTCAGCGACGCGTTCGTCCATACCGGCGAAGCCGCGTAG